The following are from one region of the Trichoderma breve strain T069 chromosome 5, whole genome shotgun sequence genome:
- a CDS encoding CRAL/TRIO domain-containing protein encodes MTTDYEGSAPAGRVLSSGSTASQQAGMFPHGHLGHLNAHQEEALEKFKALLQEKGLWRPGPPASHDDQTLLRYLRARRWVVEDAFGQFKDTEEWRAANNIDTLYRTIELEAYEQSRRLYPQWTGRRDRRGIPLYVFEIRQLDSKTIATYEKQGANSTFSQAKTDGKTPPGLLRLFALYENLTRFNQPFCTQLTDRDYADVPVTMSTNIVDISGVGLKQFWNLKGHMQAASQLATAHYPETLDRIFIIGAPIFFSTVWGWVKRWFDPITVSKIFVLAPHEVKPTLEAFIEPRNIPKKYGGELDYSFGQLGIPDPAWDGVIRWEKGYNSFPSGPLLWEDVPGEDRLACVRLGAENGKTKREIICSLPRTFGPAEKSSDESTATESSAATTTNTAATTINDASEGTQTSEDTLDDATQTDGPAEAIEKLKIDEKADTKATEVPTPMAAATAAA; translated from the exons ATGACGACCGACTATGAAGGTTCCGCCCCCGCGGGCCGAGTTCTGTCCTCGGGCTCGACCGCCAGCCAACAGGCGGGGATGTTTCCGCACGGTCACTTGGGCCATCTGAACGCTCACCAGGAGGAGGCGCTGGAAAAGTTCAAGGCGCTGCTGCAGGAAAAGGGCCTGTGGCGTCCTGGCCCTCCGGCGTCTCACGATGACCAGACGCTGCTGCGGTATCTGCGCGCGAGACGGTGGGTGGTGGAGGATGCTTTTGGCCAGTTCAAAGACACCGAGGAATGGCGGGCGGCGAACAACATCGACACGCTGTACCGGACCATTGAGCTGGAGGCGTATGAGCAGAGCCGGCGATTG TATCCCCAATGGACCGGCCGCCGTGACCGCCGCGGAATCCCCCTTTACGTCTTCGAGATCCGCCAACTCGACTCCAAAACTATCGCCACCTATGAGAAGCAGGGCGCCAACAGCACCTTTTCACAGGCCAAGACGGACGGCAAGACCCCTCCCGGCCTGCTGCGTCTCTTCGCCCTCTACGAGAACCTGACGCGCTTCAACCAGCCCTTTTGCACGCAGCTGACGGACCGCGACTACGCCGATGTGCCCGTCACCATGAGCACCAACATTGTCGACATCTCCGGTGTCGGCCTCAAGCAGTTCTGGAACCTCAAGGGCCACATGCAGGCCGCCTCGCAGCTAGCCACGGCGCATTATCCGGAGACACTGGaccgcatcttcatcattggcgctcccatcttcttcagcactGTCTGGGGCTGGGTGAAGCGTTGGTTTGATCCCATCACCGTTTCCAAGATCTTCGTGCTTGCGCCCCACGAGGTCAAGCCCACCCTCGAGGCCTTCATCGAACCTAGAAACATCCCCAAGAAGTACGGCGGCGAGCTCGACTACTCGTTTGGCCAGCTGGGAATCCCCGACCCTGCGTGGGACGGCGTCATCCGGTGGGAGAAGGGATACAACTCGTTCCCTAGCGGCCCGCTGCTCTGGGAGGACGTTCCAGGCGAGGATAGACTGGCCTGTGTCCGTCTCGGCGCGGAGAACGGCAAGACGAAGCGGGAAATTATCTGCTCGCTGCCCAGGACTTTCGGCCCGGCCGAGAAGTCTTCAGACGAGTCGACTGCCACCGAGAGCTcagctgccaccaccacaaaCACCGCTGCCACGACGATCAACGACGCTTCTGAGGGCACCCAGACCTCAGAAGACACCCTTGACGATGCTACCCAGACCGACGGACCCGCCGAAGCCATCGAGAAGCTTAAGATTGACGAAAAGGCTGATACCAAGGCGACCGAGGTACCCACCcccatggctgctgccaccgccgctgcATAA
- a CDS encoding acid phosphatase domain-containing protein, which yields MPRKFSIPTSSSNLSLSSSPTGTPITPTFSSTPSGLSFATSAPSTPSPFPRLDLPSSICDPSIPFPRLIVFDLDYTLWPFWVDTHVTPPLKINPAHTGATDRTGEEFEFYSEVPEILAVLPYLNHPNKIKLGVASRTSAPALARELLKGIHIPPTASFAEDDGNNKKAAGKKKVSIDVFDGGLEIYPGSKIKHFEALQKRTGIRFEDMLFFDDEPRNRETERLGLTMKLVPDGVSWEEIGKGIELWRSRRFPQQQRHKDGEQA from the coding sequence ATGCCTCGAAAATTCTCAATTCCAACCTCGTCCTCCaacctctccctctcctcctcgccaaccgGCACTCCCATCACACCGACCTTCAGTTCCACGCCGTCAGGCCTCTCATTCGCAACTTCGGcaccatcaactccatctccCTTTCCACGCCTCGATCTCCCCTCTTCAATATGCGATCCCTCGATACCATTCCCTCgcctcatcgtcttcgatcTCGACTACACGCTCTGGCCCTTTTGGGTCGATACACATGTCACGCCTCCGCTAAAGATCAACCCTGCGCATACCGGCGCAACAGACCGCACGGGCGAAGAATTCGAGTTTTACAGCGAAGTACCCGAGATCCTTGCCGTTCTGCCGTATCTCAACCATCCCAACAAGATCAAGCTGGGCGTTGCATCGCGCACCAGCGCCCCTGCCTTGGCCCGCGAATTACTCAAGGGCATCCACATCCCACCTACGGCGTCCTTTGCAGAGGATGACGGCAATaacaagaaggcggcggggaagaagaaggtttCGATTGATGTTTTTGATGGTGGACTGGAGATATACCCCGGGAGTAAAATCAAGCACTTTGAGGCCTTGCAGAAGCGGACGGGGATTCGATTTGAGGATATGCTGTTTTTCGATGACGAGCCGAGGAATAGGGAGACGGAAAGGTTGGGACTGACGATGAAGTTGGTCCCGGATGGCGTGTCGTGGGAGGAGATTGGGAAGGGGATCGAGCtgtggagaagcagaaggtTTCCGCAACAACAAAGGCATAAAGATGGAGAACAGGCATAG
- a CDS encoding gamma-glutamyl cyclotransferase, AIG2-like domain-containing protein: MNFLAACEELAANIVASGPVETSSHSSNSDQSRWQKLFGFSIDEAAKSIQDWRADFTRPTMSQESWLTVKDAKVAEGFDKESYEYSIFRAKLAFRAKSGATVKDEDAQYLLKMEHEVDRCSKSADLLRYLPKKPKVFSGKDDDGNKTLFCLLTCSEKAEFLSALPPGRPPMLIRVSIAQKNLSATSLYPTLGIDTTLPQFRPNNSADYPVWYFFYGTLTDANILSRVIGLDKDAIEYKQACVCRGRLSTWGEKYLGLVDADEGSKVYGWAYKVKSQSEEDSLRVYETGKYEVVRCTMEFMDGDGAVIQGLTFRLV, translated from the exons ATGAATTTCCTCGCAGCGTGCGAAGAACTTGCTGCCAATATTGTAGCAAGTGGCCCAGTTGAAACCTCTTCCCACAGCTCCAATTCTGATCAGTCGAGATGGCAAAAGCTATTCGGATTCTCCATTGACGAGGCAGCGAAAAGTATTCAAGATTGGAGAGCTGATTTCACTCGCCCAACAATGTCGCAGGAGTCTTGGCTCACAGTCAAAGACGCAAAAGTAGCCGAGGGATTCGACAAGGAGTCGTATGAATACAGCATTTTCAGGGCAAAATTGGCATTTAGAGCAAAGAGCGGCGCGACGgtcaaggatgaggatgccCAGTATCTTCTCAAAATGGAACATGAGGTTGATCGGTGCTCCAAAAGCGCTGATTTACTTCGCTATCTcccgaagaagccaaaggtTTTCTCTggcaaggatgatgatggaaacaagACCTTGTTCTGTCTCTTGACTTGTAGCGAGAAGGCTGAATTTCTGAGTGCTCTTCCACCAGGACGCCCGCCAATGCTGATTCGCGTATCTATTGCGCAGAAGAATTTATCTGCGACATCACTCTATCCAACACTTGGCATTGACACTACCTTGCCACAGTTTCGACCCAACAACAGCGCG GATTATCCAGTCTGGTACTTCTTTTATGGCACCCTTACTGATGCCAACATCCTCTCTCGTGTTATCGGTCTTGACAAAGATGCTATCGAATACAAACAAGCTTGTGTCTGCCGAGGCCGGCTCTCTACATGGGGTGAAAAATATTTGGGCTTGGTAGACGCAGACGAAGGATCAAAGGTCTACGGATGGGCATACAAGGTGAAGAGCCAGAGCGAAGAGGATTCACTCCGAGTGTACGAAACGGGCAAGTATGAAGTGGTCAGATGCACCATGGAGTTTATGGATGGAGACGGGGCCGTCATTCAAGGTCTCACTTTCAGATTGGTTTAG
- a CDS encoding fungal specific transcription factor domain-containing protein codes for MTSKRPQCWECQRRDSPCDGRIPICGNCSDAGMVCPGYNNARPLTWLPTGKVSRLQKVKSRSAAPATSRRFKQSPAALTTARASSTPERGASASVASTPPRARRRKGSSSTNSNTIKDGKAKANSSISDTNGPNTSSSGSDRSSDAGTISEASPGDSTSSLVAATKKTSIRSDDGHHEDQNEDGLLKGKDSQLQLVASRAQFGSASSSSSRQIHVAHIPPDLRPEQWDFVDAIQYYNNLLLPKMRARQIVQNPAWGGELSGEALQSLTAANRHCILAIAVGYRIMCVSIIHGLDLEPSTSGPASHLWQEFYRHIGKSIRALNDEIQQSYPGNVFNIFSSMAHLMSAEVLVSNSLSWRLHADGYLMLIKHCGGLRKLMNSSTTPLLMQSFVIGITVFNTTSPSHSQMVDACNFDVDDVMALYEIGSTPLFYCPAPLFREIFLINRLRLDAAVSDGSSEPSLCDILHRVDMFSVPLMDESIDETKANALLFISLLFKSSVAVFAALTLPCTSQCSPSRPCAELQKVHRANLFHLLDTTAEFLPLLDHILWPVVVAGTAAATGTVENQMLVEMYLLNGVRDPFTGGCTGAALATMRKFWASGKTEWDECFDQPHAWMI; via the exons ATGACCTCGAAAAGGCCGCAATGCTGGGAGTGTCAACGCCGCGATTCGCCGTGCGACGGCAGGATTCCGATCTGCGGCAACTGCAGCGACGCCGGCATGGTCTGTCCTGGCTACAACAACGCCAGGCCGCTCACGTGGCTGCCCACGGGCAAAGTATCGCGGCTTCAAAAGGTCAAGAGTCGGAGCGCGGCGCCAGCGACAAGCAGGCGCTTCAAGCAGAGCCCAGCAGCTTTGACGACGGCTCGAGCATCGTCGACGCCGGAACGGGGCGCCTCGGCTTCGGTGGCGAGCACGCCGCCGAGGGCGCGGAGGAGgaagggcagcagcagcactaaCAGCAATACTATCAAGGATGGtaaagccaaagccaacagcagcattaGCGACACCAACGGTCCCAATActagcagcagcggcagcgatCGGAGCAGCGATGCCGGCACCATCTCGGAGGCGTCTCCGGGCGACTCGACCTCGAGCCTGGTGGCGGCcaccaagaagacgagcaTTCGCAGCGACGATGGCCATCACGAGGACCAGAACGAGGATGGATTGCTCAAGGGAAAGGACtcgcagctccagctcgttGCCAGCAGGGCGCAATTCGGCTCTGCCAGCAGTTCTAGTTCCAGGCAAATTCATGTGGCGCACATCCCGCCAGATCTGCGGCCAGAGCAGTGGGATTTCGTAGATGCCATCCAATACT ATAACAATCTGCTACTGCCAAAGATGCGAGCAAGGCAGATTGTCCAGAATCCCGCCTGGGGAGGCGAGCTGAGCGGTGAAGCTCTTCAGTCTCTCACAGCGGCAAACCGCCACTGCATTCTAGCTATAGCCGTTGGTTACCGCATCATGTGCGTGTCCATCATCCACGGCTTGGATCTGGAGCCGTCGACTTCGGGCCCGGCGTCTCACCTATGGCAGGAATTCTACCGCCACATCGGCAAATCTATCCGGGCCCTCAACGATGAGATTCAACAAAGCTACCCGGGGAACGTCTTCAACATATTCTCCAGCATGGCCCACTTGATGAGCGCAGAG GTTCTCGTCTCTAATTCGTTGTCATGGCGGCTTCACGCTGATGGCTACCTTATGCTGATCAAACACTGCGGGGGTCTACGGAAGCTGATGAACTCTTCCACCACTCCATTGTTAATGCAGAGCTTTGTCAT TGGCATTACTgtcttcaacaccaccagcccTAGCCACTCGCAGATGGTCGATGCCTGCAACTTTGACGTTGACGATGTCATGGCCCTATACGAAATCGGCAGCACCCCGTTGTTTTACTGTCCAGCGCCCTTGTTTAGAGAAATATTCCTCATAAATCGCCTCAGACTAGATGCCGCAGTTTCCGACGGCTCCTCTGAGCCTAGTCTCTGTGATATACTTCACCGAGTCGACATGTTTTCCGTCCCACTTATGGACGAATCCATAGACGAGACGAAAGCCAACGCTCTACTCTTCAtctcgcttcttttcaaATCTTCAGTGGCTGTCTTTGCCGCCCTGACATTACCTTGTACTTCTCAATGCTCACCTTCCAGGCCATGTGCAGAGCTACAAAAGGTTCACCGAGCCaacctcttccatcttctcgacaCCACGGCTGAGTTCCTACCGCTGCTCGACCATATATTGTGGCCTGTGGTAGTGGCTGGTACTGCCGCCGCAACGGGGACCGTCGAAAACCAGATGCTGGTGGAAATGTACCTGCTGAATGGCGTGCGAGATCCCTTTACTGGGGGCTGTACCGGCGCTGCGTTGGCGACAATGAGGAAGTTTTGGGCCTCGGGGAAGACGGAGTGGGATGAGTGCTTTGATCAGCCACATGCGTGGATGATATAA
- a CDS encoding dual specificity phosphatase, catalytic domain-containing protein, producing MASLLRQIVAGPRARHPEAGLDLCYVTDFIIATSGPSQTYPQIAYRTPLDQLVSFLDSKHGEDWAIWEFRAEGTGYPDEAVYNRIWHYPWPDHHPPPFRLIPLIMASMRNWLHGGDAADAHAENDKKPKSQSSYPPNEENIEAVSKTLSEPAKTERNKKRVVVVHCKAGKGRSGTASCSYLIAEEGWKAEDALTRFTQRRMRPQFGAGVSIPSQLRWIGYVDRWTKGGKKYTDRPVEIVEIHVWGLRNGVKMDVEAFADEGKKIETVHSFTKDERVVVEGDAPEGGGLSEIIWDLAGYSTQKDKVPEAVEFADATNNDSKKKDSSDELKKKESSDESKKKDSVAFDPPPSPSPQPSESSIEQLLRRKSAKLIERVSPPGSHSKIDKFRAMLTAEPTSPVDSSPSEVRTESPDDTEPGGMAVIFKPKEPIRIPNSDVNIAVERRNRTHKSMGLTMVTAVAYVWFNVFFEGNGPEKQGKADSNGVFEIEWDAMDGVKGSSRKGIRAFDRMSVVWRFADSGEPKAEEVVVEPKEGEPVPQTKAADWKGTDAPKAPGDLGLRQQSPLSADISRASSIKSVDGTVNQTQGEGADTDKEMEGLKRSGPSGEDLDEGEKKD from the exons ATGGCCTCGTTACTGCGGCAGATTGTTGCAGGTCCGCGCGCGCGGCATCCAgaggctgggctggaccTTTGCTATGTGACGGACTTTATCATTGCAAC ATCCGGTCCTTCACAGACGTACCCTCAGATAGCATACCGAACTCCTCTCGACCAACTCGTCAGTTTTCTAGATTCAAAACACGGCGAAGACTGGGCCATATGGGAATTCCGAGCCGAAGGGACAGGATACCCAGATGAAGCCGTCTACAATCGGATATGGCACTATCCATGGCCCGATCACCATCCCCCGCCATTTAGGCTGATTCCCTTGATCATGGCAAGCATGCGGAATTGGCTTCATGGCGGGGACGCGGCTGATGCGCACGCGGAGAACGacaagaagccaaagtcgcAGTCTTCCTATCCGCCGAACGAAGAGAATATAGAGGCTGTTTCAAAGACTCTTTCGGAGCCAGCCAAGAccgaaagaaacaagaagagagtgGTGGTGGTTCACTGCAAGGCGGGCAAAGGGAGAAGCGGCACCGCCAGCTGCAGTTACCTCATCGCAGAGGAAGGCTGGAAGGCGGAAGATGCTCTGACACGCTTCACCCAGCGTCGCATGAGGCCTCAATTTGGCGCCGGTGTGTCGATTCCCTCGCAACTGCGGTGGATCGGCTACGTTGACCGCTGGACAAAGGGTGGGAAGAAATACACAGATCGTCCCGTCGAGATCGTAGAGATCCACGTATGGGGACTGCGCAACGGCGTGAAGATGGATGTCGAAGCCTTTGCGGATGAaggcaagaagattgagacAGTGCACAGTTTCACAAAAGACGAAAGGGTCGTGGTCGAAGGAGATGCGCCCGAAGGCGGTGGTCTGTCTGAGATAATATGGGATCTGGCAGGTTACTCAACCCAAAAGGACAAGGTCCCTGAAGCGGTGGAGTTTGCGGACGCAACCAACAATGattccaagaagaaggattctAGCGACGAgttaaagaagaaagaatcgAGTGATGAGTCCAAGAAAAAGGATTCTGTCGCTTTCGACCCCCctccctcaccctcaccacaGCCTTCAGAGTCTTCGATAgagcagctgctgcggcgGAAGAGCGCCAAGCTGATAGAAAGAGTATCACCGCCTGGGTCGCACTCCAAAATCGACAAATTCCGAGCCATGCTCACTGCCGAACCAACTTCACCGGTAGATTCCTCCCCGTCCGAAGTCCGCACGGAGAGCCCTGATGACACCGAGCCTGGCGGCATggccgtcatcttcaagccGAAAGAGCCTATCCGCATCCCTAATAGCGATGTCAACATCGCAGTTGAACGGCGAAATAGAACCCACAAATCGATGGGGTTGACAATGGTCACGGCCGTTGCTTATGTGTGGTTCAATGTGTTTTTCGAGGGGAATGGCCCCGAGAAGCAGGGTAAGGCTGACAGCAACGGTGTCTTTGAAATCGAATGGGATGCCATGGATGGTGTCAAAGGTTCCAGCAGAAAGGGAATAAGAGCTTTTGACCGCATGTCGGTCGTGTGGAGATTTGCCGATAGTGGTGAACCCAAGGCGGAAGAGGTGGTTGTCGAGCCCAAAGAGGGTGAGCCAGTGCCGCAAACTAAGGCGGCGGATTGGAAAGGGACAGATGCTCCAAAGGCTCCGGGCGATCTTGGATTGCGACAACAAAGCCCTCTTAGTGCAGACATAAGCAgggccagcagcatcaagagcGTTGATGGAACAGTAAACCAGACTCAGGGCGAGGGAGCGGACACCGACAAGGAAATGGAAGGTTTGAAGCGCAGCGGGCCGTCTGGAGAAGACTTGGatgagggcgagaagaaggactaG